In bacterium, a single window of DNA contains:
- the asnB gene encoding asparagine synthase (glutamine-hydrolyzing), whose amino-acid sequence MCGICGVICGHDGVGPQRGELERMTERLRHRGPDAGGVYVNGRAGLGNRRLSIIDLAGGDQPISNEDRTVWIVYNGETFNYRELRADLAARGHRFATVSDTEVVVHLYEEHGPDCVRHLRGMYAFAIWDACRGTLFLARDRLGIKPLYYAEQDGGLVFASELKSLLAGFHGPREFDPEAVEEYITLGYVPAPRTILRGIRKLPPAHSLEWAQSRITLRRYWDVRYTGDGPREVGEAAALLRERLTEAVRAWMISDVPVGAFLSGGVDSSVVTALMCRLAGDRVRTFSIGFDDPRYDEREYARQMVRRYGTDHEEVLLEATVLDGLPRLAWFMDEPLADDSAVPTYVVSELAHRRVKVVLSGDGGDELFGGYAWTARDQMRRWAGWIPGAIRKPLARLSLNGGTDLAGPRWEARLRRGMSDAMATLEDGYLRRTTVGAAFKSALYHSSLRRSLGAYDGAEPARARLGAVAVADPRERMLYADQTLYLPDDILFKVDRMSMAHSLEARTPLLDHPLVEFAASLPYHLKVRGLVSKYVLKAAVRDLVPEGLLRQRKHGFSMPVGRWLRTRGAAAARAILMGPAAERRALWAPSFVRWLVDQHMEGRRDFGRRLWSLLVLEVWARLYLDAAPGQAPPERVSDLA is encoded by the coding sequence ATGTGCGGAATCTGCGGAGTAATCTGCGGTCACGACGGCGTTGGCCCGCAGCGCGGCGAGCTCGAACGGATGACCGAGAGGCTCCGCCACCGCGGGCCGGACGCGGGCGGCGTGTACGTCAACGGCCGCGCCGGATTGGGCAACCGCCGTCTCAGCATCATCGACTTGGCCGGCGGCGACCAACCGATTTCCAACGAAGATCGGACCGTTTGGATCGTCTACAACGGTGAGACCTTTAACTATCGGGAACTGCGGGCGGATCTCGCCGCGCGCGGCCACCGGTTTGCCACGGTGAGCGACACCGAGGTCGTGGTTCACCTGTACGAGGAGCACGGTCCGGACTGCGTGCGGCACCTGCGTGGAATGTACGCGTTCGCGATCTGGGACGCGTGCCGCGGCACACTGTTCCTGGCTCGCGACCGCCTCGGCATCAAGCCGCTCTACTACGCGGAGCAGGACGGCGGTCTAGTCTTCGCATCCGAACTAAAGAGTCTCCTGGCGGGTTTCCACGGCCCGCGCGAGTTCGACCCAGAGGCCGTCGAGGAGTACATCACTCTGGGTTATGTGCCCGCGCCGCGTACGATTCTCCGCGGCATCCGCAAACTGCCGCCGGCCCACTCGCTGGAATGGGCGCAGAGCCGGATTACGCTGCGCCGGTATTGGGACGTGCGCTACACCGGCGACGGACCGCGTGAGGTCGGCGAGGCGGCGGCGTTGCTGCGGGAGCGGCTCACCGAGGCCGTCCGCGCCTGGATGATCAGCGACGTCCCCGTGGGAGCGTTTCTGAGCGGCGGCGTGGACAGCAGCGTGGTGACCGCGCTCATGTGCCGGCTGGCAGGGGACCGCGTCCGCACGTTCTCGATCGGCTTCGACGACCCCCGGTACGACGAACGAGAATACGCGCGTCAGATGGTGCGGCGGTACGGCACCGATCACGAGGAGGTCCTGCTCGAGGCCACGGTACTCGACGGCCTGCCCCGGCTCGCGTGGTTCATGGACGAGCCGCTCGCCGATGATTCGGCGGTGCCGACGTACGTCGTGTCCGAACTCGCGCACCGGCGAGTGAAAGTGGTCCTGTCCGGCGACGGCGGGGACGAGCTGTTTGGCGGGTACGCGTGGACCGCGCGCGATCAGATGCGGCGGTGGGCCGGATGGATCCCGGGCGCCATTCGAAAGCCGCTGGCCCGCCTCAGCCTGAATGGGGGGACCGATCTCGCGGGCCCTCGCTGGGAGGCGCGCCTGCGGCGTGGAATGAGCGACGCGATGGCCACGCTCGAAGACGGCTACTTGCGCCGGACCACCGTTGGGGCCGCCTTCAAGTCCGCGCTGTACCATTCATCGCTGCGCCGGAGTCTCGGTGCCTACGACGGCGCGGAGCCTGCCCGGGCCCGGCTCGGTGCCGTCGCGGTCGCGGACCCGCGGGAGCGCATGCTCTATGCCGACCAGACGCTGTATCTGCCGGACGACATTCTGTTCAAGGTCGACCGGATGAGCATGGCGCACTCGCTGGAGGCGCGGACGCCGCTTCTGGATCACCCGCTTGTCGAGTTCGCGGCGTCGCTGCCGTACCACCTGAAAGTGCGGGGCTTGGTGTCCAAGTACGTTCTCAAGGCGGCCGTCCGCGATCTCGTGCCGGAGGGGCTGCTGCGGCAGCGCAAGCACGGCTTCAGCATGCCGGTGGGCCGGTGGCTCCGCACGCGCGGCGCAGCGGCGGCGCGCGCGATCCTCATGGGCCCGGCCGCCGAACGCCGCGCCCTGTGGGCGCCCTCCTTCGTGCGCTGGCTCGTGGACCAGCACATGGAAGGCCGGCGAGACTTCGGGCGCCGGTTGTGGAGCCTGCTGGTGCTCGAGGTGTGGGCGCGACTCTATCTGGACGCGGCGCCGGGGCAGGCGCCGCCGGAGCGGGTTTCCGACCTCGCGTAA
- a CDS encoding SDR family NAD(P)-dependent oxidoreductase, with protein MRIAVTGGAGFIGSHLVERLLALGHEVRCLENFDAYYDEALKRRNLGRALDSSRFRLVEGDIRDAAAMDPVLEGGSDAVVHLAARPGVRRSLEEPAAYAQINVVGTINVLEACRLHRVGRIVVASSSSVYGRSPDVPFREDESRLMPASPYGASKLAAEQFSRVFHELYGIPVTCLRFFTVYGPRQRPDMAIAKFVRCVSTGTPLPMYGDGSTRRDYTYVRDVVEGVVGAIERSAGYRVYNLGTEDTVSLRELIATIERAVGRRAVLEQHPDQPGDVPLTHASVARAARELGYAPRVGIEQGVRAYVAWLRGTAPAAVEA; from the coding sequence ATGCGAATCGCGGTGACGGGAGGCGCTGGATTCATCGGGAGCCACCTCGTGGAGCGGCTACTCGCGCTCGGGCATGAGGTGCGCTGTCTCGAGAACTTCGACGCCTACTACGACGAGGCCCTGAAGCGGCGAAATCTCGGGCGCGCCCTCGACTCCTCGCGGTTCCGGCTTGTCGAAGGCGACATCCGGGACGCCGCGGCGATGGACCCGGTGTTGGAGGGCGGATCCGACGCGGTGGTCCACCTCGCCGCCCGGCCGGGCGTCCGGCGGTCCCTCGAGGAGCCGGCCGCGTACGCGCAGATCAACGTGGTCGGGACGATCAACGTGCTCGAGGCATGCCGTCTCCACCGCGTCGGCCGCATCGTCGTCGCCTCGTCGTCGTCCGTGTACGGCCGCAGCCCGGATGTTCCGTTCCGGGAGGACGAGAGCCGTCTCATGCCGGCGTCGCCGTACGGGGCCAGCAAGTTGGCGGCCGAGCAATTCAGTAGGGTCTTCCACGAGTTGTACGGGATCCCGGTCACATGCCTCCGGTTCTTCACCGTGTACGGGCCGCGGCAGCGTCCCGACATGGCCATCGCCAAGTTCGTCCGGTGCGTGAGTACCGGGACCCCGCTCCCGATGTACGGCGACGGCAGCACGCGCCGCGACTACACGTACGTGCGGGACGTCGTCGAAGGAGTGGTGGGTGCGATCGAGCGGTCCGCGGGCTACCGTGTGTATAACCTGGGAACCGAGGACACTGTGTCGTTGCGCGAGTTGATCGCGACGATCGAACGCGCCGTGGGCCGGCGCGCGGTGCTCGAGCAGCATCCGGATCAGCCGGGGGACGTGCCGCTGACACACGCCAGCGTGGCGCGCGCCGCTCGGGAACTGGGATACGCGCCGCGCGTCGGGATCGAGCAGGGCGTCCGCGCGTACGTCGCCTGGCTGCGCGGGACGGCTCCCGCGGCGGTGGAGGCGTAA